A single region of the Actinoplanes sp. SE50/110 genome encodes:
- a CDS encoding NADH-quinone oxidoreductase subunit G, protein MTDVAKRADTVKLTIDGVEVVAEKGELLIRVAERMGIAIPRFCDHPLLAPAGACRQCLVEVEGQRKPIASCTQTVADGMVVKTQLSSPVAAKAQAGVMELLLINHPLDCPTCDKGGECPLQNQAMSTGRADSRFHEHKREYEKPIHISSQVLLDRERCVLCQRCTRFSEEIAGDKFIDLMDRSSGEQINVYRDDFFGGAGTGDGQVGEGAGDVAFNSYFSGNTIQICPVGALTGEQYRFRARPFDLVSSPTACEHCAAGCSMRADHRRGKVLRRLAGDDPAVNEEWNCDKGRWGFRYATATDRITTPLIRDARTGQLREASWSEALVTAAEGLKAARERGVGVLTGGRLTVEDAYAYAKFARIVLGTNDIDFRARPVRASGSPAEITEEADFLAAAVAGVSDLSYADVEAAPSILIVGLEPEEECPILFLRLRKASRRQLRVTAVAPHLTRGFEKLGATLVAAVPGDEARLLNTDPTVAAALSAPGSLLLVGERLATVPGGLSAAAALAARTGARLAWVPRRAGDRGAVDAGCLPNLLPGGRPVGDTSSRAELSLSWSVDAGVLPSRPGRDVDAIIAAAADGTLGGLLVGAVDPGDLTDPALAERALDAVPFLVSLELRHSAVTARADVVLPVAPAVEKSGTYMDWEGRLRSFGTVLRGSTAMTDGRVLEAIAALLDVTLNTGDVQAVRRELGAMPAGQARPALPSVAAEAVADPGERSAVLATWHQLIDLGTLLDGDDVLAGTARPPVVRLGKELAEQLRVADGDLLTVRTDRGSVTLPAAIADLPRQVVWLPTNSPGSTVRRSLGVTAGAVVRLSAGLPGPILAEGVDR, encoded by the coding sequence ATGACCGACGTAGCCAAGAGAGCCGACACCGTCAAGCTGACCATCGACGGCGTCGAGGTGGTCGCCGAGAAGGGCGAGCTGCTGATCCGGGTCGCCGAGCGGATGGGCATCGCGATCCCGCGGTTCTGCGATCACCCGCTGCTGGCCCCGGCCGGCGCCTGCCGCCAGTGCCTGGTCGAGGTGGAGGGCCAGCGCAAGCCGATCGCCTCGTGCACCCAGACGGTGGCCGACGGCATGGTGGTCAAGACCCAGCTCAGCTCGCCGGTCGCGGCCAAGGCCCAGGCCGGCGTGATGGAGCTGCTGCTGATCAACCACCCGCTCGACTGCCCCACCTGCGACAAGGGTGGCGAGTGCCCGCTGCAGAACCAGGCGATGAGCACCGGCCGCGCCGACTCCCGGTTCCACGAGCACAAGCGGGAGTACGAGAAGCCGATCCACATCTCCAGCCAGGTCCTGCTGGACCGGGAACGCTGCGTGCTCTGCCAGCGCTGCACCCGGTTCTCCGAGGAGATCGCCGGCGACAAGTTCATCGACCTGATGGACCGCTCCTCCGGCGAGCAGATCAACGTGTACCGCGACGACTTCTTCGGTGGCGCGGGTACCGGTGACGGCCAGGTCGGCGAGGGGGCGGGGGACGTCGCGTTCAACTCCTACTTCTCCGGCAACACCATCCAGATCTGCCCGGTGGGCGCGCTGACCGGCGAGCAGTACCGGTTCCGTGCCCGGCCGTTCGACCTGGTCTCCTCGCCCACCGCGTGCGAGCACTGCGCGGCCGGCTGCTCGATGCGGGCCGACCACCGGCGCGGGAAGGTGCTGCGCCGGCTGGCCGGTGACGACCCGGCGGTCAACGAGGAGTGGAACTGCGACAAGGGTCGGTGGGGATTCCGTTACGCCACGGCCACCGACCGGATCACCACGCCGCTGATCCGGGACGCGCGCACCGGGCAGCTGCGCGAGGCGTCCTGGAGCGAGGCGCTGGTCACCGCCGCCGAGGGGCTCAAGGCGGCCCGTGAGCGGGGTGTCGGGGTGCTGACCGGGGGCCGGCTCACGGTGGAGGACGCGTACGCGTACGCGAAATTCGCCCGGATCGTCCTGGGTACCAACGACATCGACTTCCGGGCCCGGCCGGTGCGAGCCTCCGGCTCGCCGGCCGAGATCACCGAGGAGGCGGACTTCCTCGCGGCCGCGGTCGCCGGGGTTTCCGATCTGTCGTACGCCGATGTCGAAGCCGCCCCGAGCATCCTGATCGTCGGGCTGGAGCCGGAGGAGGAGTGCCCGATCCTCTTCCTGCGCCTGCGCAAGGCGTCCCGCAGGCAGTTGCGGGTGACCGCGGTGGCCCCGCACCTGACCCGGGGTTTCGAGAAGCTCGGCGCCACGCTCGTCGCGGCGGTCCCGGGTGACGAGGCCCGGCTGCTGAACACCGATCCCACGGTGGCCGCGGCGCTCAGCGCGCCGGGCAGCCTGCTGCTGGTCGGTGAGCGTCTGGCCACCGTGCCGGGCGGGCTCTCGGCGGCCGCTGCGCTGGCCGCCCGAACCGGCGCCCGCCTCGCGTGGGTGCCGCGCCGGGCCGGTGACCGGGGTGCGGTGGACGCCGGCTGCCTGCCGAACCTGCTGCCCGGCGGCCGCCCGGTCGGGGACACGTCGTCCCGGGCCGAGCTCTCCCTCTCCTGGTCGGTGGACGCCGGTGTGCTGCCGTCCCGGCCCGGCCGGGACGTCGACGCGATCATCGCGGCGGCGGCCGACGGGACGCTCGGCGGCCTGCTGGTCGGCGCGGTGGACCCGGGCGACCTGACCGACCCGGCCCTCGCCGAGCGGGCGCTGGACGCGGTGCCGTTCCTGGTCAGCCTGGAGCTGCGGCACAGCGCGGTGACCGCGCGGGCCGACGTGGTGCTGCCGGTCGCGCCGGCGGTGGAGAAGTCCGGCACCTACATGGACTGGGAGGGCCGGCTACGGTCCTTCGGCACGGTCCTGCGCGGCAGCACGGCGATGACCGACGGCCGGGTGCTGGAGGCCATCGCCGCCCTGCTCGACGTCACCCTGAACACCGGGGACGTGCAGGCGGTCCGCCGCGAGCTGGGCGCGATGCCGGCCGGTCAGGCCCGTCCCGCGCTGCCGTCGGTGGCCGCCGAGGCGGTCGCCGACCCCGGTGAGCGGTCCGCGGTGCTGGCCACCTGGCACCAGCTGATCGACCTGGGCACGCTGCTGGACGGCGACGACGTGCTGGCCGGCACCGCCCGGCCGCCGGTCGTGCGGCTCGGCAAGGAGCTGGCCGAGCAGCTGCGTGTCGCGGACGGCGACCTGCTCACGGTACGCACCGACCGCGGCTCGGTGACCCTGCCCGCCGCGATCGCCGACCTGCCCCGGCAGGTGGTCTGGCTGCCGACCAACTCGCCGGGTTCCACGGTGCGCCGCAGTCTGGGTGTCACCGCCGGCGCGGTGGTCCGGCTGTCGGCCGGCCTGCCCGGCCCGATTCTCGCCGAGGGAGTTGACCGATGA
- a CDS encoding NADH-quinone oxidoreductase subunit C, which translates to MSIQPGTDGNVPVTATTGANLDAPAQTPPSPDKGMFGVKGTGDVSGFGRLVRPRPAVFDSPRPYGGYFDDVYDALEEAYPAFSEAIEKVVVDRAELTLHIRAERITDVCQVMRDDDSLRFELCSSVDAVDYLGSDERRFHIAYQLTSMTYRRRVRLEVSVADGVPVPSVTGIYPTADWQEREVYDMFGVVFAGHPNLTRILMPDDWEGHPQRKDYPLGGVPVEYKGAEIPPPDQRRVYQ; encoded by the coding sequence ATGAGTATTCAACCAGGAACTGACGGTAACGTTCCCGTCACCGCAACGACCGGCGCGAATCTCGACGCACCCGCCCAGACACCGCCCAGCCCGGATAAGGGCATGTTCGGCGTCAAAGGCACCGGCGACGTCTCCGGTTTCGGCCGCCTGGTCCGCCCCCGGCCTGCTGTTTTTGACAGCCCACGGCCATACGGCGGGTATTTCGACGACGTCTATGACGCGTTGGAGGAAGCTTATCCGGCCTTCTCCGAAGCCATCGAGAAAGTGGTCGTGGATAGGGCGGAGCTCACACTTCACATCAGGGCCGAGAGAATCACGGATGTCTGTCAGGTAATGCGGGACGACGACTCCCTGCGGTTCGAGCTGTGCTCCTCGGTCGATGCGGTCGACTACCTGGGCAGCGACGAGCGGCGATTCCACATCGCCTATCAACTGACCTCGATGACGTACCGCCGGAGGGTCCGTCTCGAGGTGTCCGTCGCCGACGGCGTGCCGGTCCCGAGCGTCACCGGCATCTACCCGACCGCGGACTGGCAGGAGCGGGAGGTCTACGACATGTTCGGCGTCGTCTTCGCCGGCCACCCCAACCTCACCCGGATCCTGATGCCGGACGACTGGGAGGGCCACCCCCAGCGCAAGGACTACCCGCTCGGCGGGGTGCCCGTGGAATACAAGGGCGCCGAGATCCCGCCGCCCGACCAGCGGAGGGTCTACCAGTGA
- the nuoI gene encoding NADH-quinone oxidoreductase subunit NuoI translates to MNTFTGSFKGFGVTFAHMFRKVVTTDYPFTPPKPAPRYHGRHILNRHPDGLEKCIGCELCAWACPADAIYVEGGDNTDEQRFSPGERFAKIYQINYTRCIFCGLCIEACPTRSLTMSNEYELARDSRQDLIFTKEQLLAPLLPGMEQPPHPMRLGETDKDYYVGALTNPGTSAGAEKAPLHRGDEQ, encoded by the coding sequence GTGAACACGTTTACCGGCTCCTTCAAGGGCTTCGGTGTCACGTTCGCGCACATGTTCCGCAAGGTGGTCACCACCGACTACCCGTTCACCCCACCGAAGCCGGCTCCGCGGTACCACGGCCGGCACATCCTCAACCGGCATCCGGACGGGCTGGAGAAGTGCATCGGCTGCGAGCTGTGCGCCTGGGCCTGCCCGGCCGACGCGATCTACGTCGAGGGTGGCGACAACACCGACGAGCAGCGGTTCTCGCCGGGTGAGCGGTTCGCGAAGATCTACCAGATCAACTACACCCGGTGCATCTTCTGCGGGCTCTGCATCGAGGCCTGTCCGACCCGTTCGCTGACCATGAGCAACGAGTACGAGCTGGCCCGGGACAGCCGCCAGGACCTGATCTTCACCAAGGAACAACTCCTGGCCCCGCTGCTGCCCGGGATGGAGCAGCCGCCGCACCCGATGCGCCTGGGCGAGACCGACAAGGACTACTACGTCGGTGCGCTGACCAACCCGGGCACCTCGGCCGGTGCCGAGAAGGCCCCGCTCCACCGGGGGGACGAGCAATGA
- the nuoE gene encoding NADH-quinone oxidoreductase subunit NuoE, translated as MTELAGRLRRNTEASEKQVEFTPAAAPLAEKLLGSAQEILARYPAGRERSALLPLLHLVQTEEGHVSPAGVAFCAEVLGINKAQVGAVATFYTMYKRRPTGEYLVSVCTNTLCNVLGGQAVYDRLTEHLGVGHDETTADGRITLEHAECLAACDYAPVVTVNYDFTVDQATPDSAVELVDSLRNGERPTPSRGARICSLREMQYQLAGFADPRDGAVGDGVAGAPTLRGVRLAQEHGIAVAGFDPETPITRTKPAREGDAQPKPAPDGKAEKPGRVASVVHAATTAVKAVAGKVEERRHAGHTTEDPQVRTAALRNPTASEPAGAAASAGGPPPENAAETAGAAANAPAGDGKPAGDSPRTPDPTRGTEEEK; from the coding sequence ATGACCGAGCTTGCCGGGCGGCTTCGCCGCAACACAGAAGCAAGTGAGAAGCAGGTTGAATTCACCCCGGCTGCGGCTCCGCTCGCGGAGAAGCTGCTCGGGTCCGCGCAGGAGATCCTGGCGCGGTATCCGGCCGGCCGGGAGCGCTCGGCGCTGCTGCCGCTGCTGCACCTGGTGCAGACCGAGGAGGGCCACGTCAGCCCGGCCGGGGTGGCCTTCTGCGCCGAGGTGCTGGGCATCAACAAGGCCCAGGTCGGCGCGGTCGCCACCTTCTACACCATGTACAAGCGCCGCCCCACCGGCGAATACCTGGTCAGCGTCTGCACCAACACCCTGTGCAACGTGCTGGGCGGCCAGGCGGTCTACGACCGGCTGACCGAGCACCTCGGGGTCGGCCACGACGAGACCACCGCTGACGGCCGGATCACGCTGGAGCACGCCGAATGCCTGGCGGCCTGCGACTACGCCCCGGTGGTGACGGTCAACTACGACTTCACCGTCGACCAGGCCACCCCGGACTCCGCGGTGGAGTTGGTCGACAGCCTGCGCAACGGCGAGCGGCCCACGCCGTCCCGCGGCGCGCGGATCTGCTCGCTGCGCGAGATGCAGTACCAGCTCGCCGGCTTCGCCGACCCCCGGGACGGCGCGGTCGGCGACGGGGTGGCCGGCGCGCCCACGCTGCGCGGGGTGCGCTTGGCGCAGGAGCACGGGATCGCGGTGGCCGGGTTCGACCCGGAGACCCCGATCACCCGGACCAAACCGGCCCGGGAGGGCGACGCGCAGCCGAAGCCGGCGCCGGACGGAAAGGCGGAAAAACCCGGCCGGGTCGCCTCGGTGGTGCACGCGGCGACGACCGCGGTGAAAGCGGTCGCCGGAAAGGTCGAGGAGCGCCGGCACGCCGGTCACACGACCGAGGATCCACAGGTCCGTACCGCGGCACTGCGCAATCCCACCGCGAGCGAACCGGCCGGTGCCGCGGCCTCGGCCGGCGGCCCGCCGCCGGAGAACGCCGCCGAGACGGCCGGCGCCGCGGCCAACGCGCCGGCCGGTGACGGCAAACCGGCGGGGGACAGCCCGCGTACGCCCGACCCGACCCGTGGCACCGAGGAGGAGAAGTGA
- a CDS encoding NADH-quinone oxidoreductase subunit B family protein: protein MGIEEKLPSGILLTSVEKLSNWARKSSFWGATFGLACCAIEMMAAGGPHYDLGRWGMEVFRASPRQADLMIVAGRVSQKMAPVVRQIYDQMPEPRSVISMGVCASSGGMFNNYAIVQGVDHIVPVDIYLPGCPPRPEMLIDAILKMREKVMAQPLGPNGRKMLEQRRAEGKLPLVAPGAMPSSYRVDKARRAEWTQAVKEGREEQLRIENWMKLQPHLREGK from the coding sequence ATGGGAATCGAAGAGAAGCTGCCCAGTGGCATCCTCCTCACCTCGGTCGAGAAGCTGTCGAACTGGGCCCGCAAGTCGTCGTTCTGGGGCGCGACCTTCGGACTCGCCTGTTGCGCCATCGAGATGATGGCGGCCGGCGGCCCGCACTACGACCTGGGTCGCTGGGGCATGGAGGTGTTCCGCGCCTCGCCTCGCCAGGCCGACCTGATGATCGTCGCGGGTCGGGTCAGTCAGAAGATGGCCCCGGTGGTCCGCCAGATCTACGACCAGATGCCGGAACCCCGTTCGGTGATCTCGATGGGCGTCTGCGCCTCGTCCGGCGGCATGTTCAACAACTACGCGATCGTCCAGGGCGTGGACCACATCGTCCCGGTCGACATCTACCTGCCGGGCTGCCCGCCGCGGCCGGAGATGCTGATCGACGCGATCCTCAAGATGCGCGAGAAGGTGATGGCCCAGCCTCTCGGCCCGAACGGCCGGAAGATGCTGGAGCAACGTCGTGCCGAGGGCAAGCTGCCGCTCGTCGCGCCCGGCGCCATGCCGTCGTCGTACCGCGTCGACAAGGCGCGTCGCGCGGAATGGACGCAGGCCGTCAAGGAAGGCCGCGAGGAGCAATTGCGGATCGAGAACTGGATGAAACTCCAGCCGCATTTGCGGGAGGGCAAATGA
- the nuoF gene encoding NADH-quinone oxidoreductase subunit NuoF — protein MTQPRPEVLQKLTPVLTKRWLSPDAWQIGVYERLDGYQAVRKALDVHPDDVIQLIKDSGLRGRGGAGFPTGLKWGFIPQGDGKPHYLVINADEGEPGTCKDLPLMTYDPHSLVEGAIIASYAIRANRAFIYIRGEAVHAARRLRNAVREAYAAGYLGTDILGSGYDLDLVVHSGAGAYICGEETALLDSLEGFRGQPRLRPPFPAIAGLYASPTVVNNVGTIASVPYIVLGGADWWKSMGTEKSAGPMIYSLSGRVVNPGQYECGLGITLRELIELAGGMQPGHELKFWTPGGSSTPILTAEHIDTPMDFEGVAAAGSILGTTAMQIFSDQDCPVYNTWRWLEFYHHESCGKCTPCREGNYWMVRTYRRILAGQGTYADLDTLQDTADNIFGRSFCGLGDGAATPVVSTLKWFRDDYLGYIEGRTAPRLSEKSLVGAH, from the coding sequence GTGACGCAACCCCGGCCGGAGGTGCTCCAGAAGCTCACCCCGGTGCTCACCAAGCGCTGGCTCTCGCCGGACGCCTGGCAGATCGGCGTCTACGAGCGGCTCGACGGCTACCAGGCGGTGCGCAAGGCGCTCGACGTGCACCCGGACGACGTGATCCAGCTGATCAAGGACTCCGGCCTGCGCGGCCGCGGCGGGGCCGGCTTCCCCACCGGCCTCAAGTGGGGCTTCATCCCACAGGGCGACGGCAAGCCGCACTACCTCGTGATCAACGCGGACGAGGGCGAGCCGGGCACCTGCAAGGACCTGCCACTGATGACCTACGACCCGCACTCGCTGGTGGAGGGCGCGATCATCGCGTCCTACGCCATCCGGGCGAACCGGGCGTTCATCTACATCCGCGGTGAGGCGGTGCACGCCGCGCGGCGGCTGCGCAACGCGGTCCGGGAGGCGTACGCCGCCGGCTACCTGGGCACCGACATCCTCGGTTCCGGGTACGACCTGGACCTGGTGGTGCACAGCGGGGCCGGCGCGTACATCTGCGGCGAGGAGACCGCGCTGCTCGACTCGCTGGAGGGCTTCCGCGGTCAGCCTCGGCTGCGCCCGCCGTTCCCGGCGATCGCCGGCCTGTACGCCAGCCCCACGGTGGTCAACAACGTCGGGACGATCGCGAGCGTGCCGTACATCGTGCTGGGCGGCGCCGACTGGTGGAAGAGCATGGGCACCGAGAAGTCGGCCGGCCCGATGATCTACTCGCTCTCCGGCCGGGTGGTCAATCCCGGACAGTACGAGTGCGGCCTCGGCATCACCCTGCGCGAGCTGATCGAGCTGGCCGGGGGCATGCAGCCGGGGCACGAGCTGAAGTTCTGGACCCCGGGCGGCTCGTCCACGCCGATCCTGACCGCCGAGCACATCGACACCCCGATGGACTTCGAGGGGGTCGCGGCGGCCGGCTCGATCCTGGGCACCACGGCGATGCAGATCTTCTCCGACCAGGACTGCCCGGTCTACAACACGTGGCGGTGGCTGGAGTTCTACCACCACGAGTCGTGCGGCAAGTGCACCCCGTGCCGGGAGGGCAACTACTGGATGGTGCGCACCTACCGGCGGATCCTGGCCGGTCAGGGCACCTATGCCGACCTGGACACGCTGCAGGACACCGCGGACAACATCTTCGGCCGGTCCTTCTGCGGCCTCGGCGACGGCGCCGCGACGCCGGTCGTCTCGACGCTGAAGTGGTTCCGGGACGACTACCTCGGCTACATCGAGGGCCGCACCGCGCCGCGGCTCTCCGAGAAGTCCCTCGTAGGAGCGCACTGA
- a CDS encoding NADH-quinone oxidoreductase subunit D, with product MTTSEYASARETTEGRVFTVTGGDWDSVTSGIDPLSNEKIVVNMGPQHPSTHGVLRLVLELEGETVTEARPVIGYLHTGIEKNLEYRTWTQGVTFVTRMDYLSNMSNEAAYCLAVEKLLGITDQITERATTIRVLFMELQRIASHLVWLATTGMELGAISMMLYGFREREYILDIFEETSGLRMNNGYIRPGGLSQDLPDSAVKKIRDFLVYLPKKLKEYEAMLSGQVIWQKRTQGVAVLDVTGCLALGITGPVLRSAGLPWDLRKTMPYCGYETYEFDVPTATTGDVWGRYLVRLAEIKESLKIVEQALDRLKPGPIWVADKKIAWPSQLALGVDGLGNSLEHVAKIMGQSMESLIHHFKLVTEGFRVPPGQVYVAVEHPRGELGVHAVSDGGTHPYRVHYREPSFVNLQAIPAMAEGALLADVIAGGASLDPVMGGCDR from the coding sequence GTGACAACGTCGGAATACGCGAGCGCGCGCGAGACCACCGAGGGCCGGGTCTTCACGGTCACCGGCGGCGACTGGGACAGCGTGACCAGCGGCATCGACCCGCTCAGCAACGAGAAGATCGTCGTCAACATGGGCCCCCAGCACCCGTCCACGCACGGGGTGCTCCGGCTGGTGCTGGAGCTTGAGGGCGAGACGGTGACCGAGGCCCGCCCGGTGATCGGCTACCTGCACACCGGGATCGAGAAGAACCTGGAGTACCGGACCTGGACCCAGGGCGTCACGTTCGTCACGCGGATGGACTACCTGTCCAACATGTCGAACGAGGCGGCGTACTGCCTCGCGGTGGAGAAGCTGCTCGGCATCACCGACCAGATCACCGAGCGGGCCACCACGATCCGGGTGCTCTTCATGGAGCTGCAGCGGATCGCCTCGCACCTGGTCTGGCTGGCCACCACCGGCATGGAACTGGGCGCGATCTCGATGATGCTGTACGGCTTCCGCGAGCGGGAGTACATCCTCGACATCTTCGAGGAGACCTCCGGCCTGCGGATGAACAACGGCTACATCCGCCCCGGCGGCCTGAGCCAGGACCTGCCCGACTCGGCGGTCAAGAAGATCCGTGACTTCCTCGTGTACCTGCCGAAGAAGCTCAAGGAGTACGAGGCGATGCTCTCCGGCCAGGTGATCTGGCAGAAGCGCACGCAGGGGGTCGCCGTCCTGGACGTGACCGGCTGCCTGGCGCTGGGCATCACCGGGCCGGTGCTGCGCTCCGCGGGCCTGCCCTGGGACCTGCGCAAGACGATGCCCTACTGCGGTTACGAAACGTACGAGTTCGACGTGCCGACCGCGACCACCGGCGACGTCTGGGGCCGATACCTCGTGCGACTCGCCGAGATCAAGGAGTCGCTCAAGATCGTCGAGCAGGCGCTCGACCGGCTCAAGCCCGGGCCCATCTGGGTCGCGGACAAGAAGATCGCCTGGCCGTCCCAGCTCGCGCTGGGGGTGGACGGTCTCGGCAACTCCCTGGAACACGTCGCCAAGATCATGGGCCAGTCGATGGAGTCGCTGATCCACCACTTCAAGCTCGTGACCGAAGGCTTCCGGGTCCCGCCCGGCCAAGTCTACGTGGCGGTCGAGCATCCGCGTGGCGAACTCGGCGTTCACGCGGTTTCCGACGGTGGCACCCATCCCTACCGGGTGCACTACCGCGAGCCGAGCTTCGTCAACCTCCAGGCCATCCCGGCGATGGCCGAGGGCGCGCTGCTCGCCGACGTGATCGCCGGCGGCGCGTCGCTGGACCCCGTGATGGGTGGGTGTGATCGCTGA
- a CDS encoding NADH-quinone oxidoreductase subunit J, with amino-acid sequence MTHVSTGEQIAFWILGPLAVLGALGMVLARNAVHSALCLVVTMLNLGILYVVNQAPFLGFVQIIVYTGAIMMLFLFVLMLVGRDASDSLIETLRGQRVAAILLGLGFALLVGTGLGRALNHTPTVGLDQANQKGNVQGLAALLFTRYVFAFEVTSALLITAAVGAMILAHVEVAKGDKADQVTRMKERFRPGNYPGPKPGPGVYANTMSVAAPARLPDGNGTENSISPILPVRELTASEVAPKGTEK; translated from the coding sequence ATGACACACGTCTCCACCGGGGAACAGATCGCCTTCTGGATCCTCGGCCCGCTGGCCGTGCTCGGGGCGCTCGGCATGGTGCTGGCCCGCAACGCGGTCCACTCGGCGCTGTGCCTGGTCGTCACGATGCTGAACCTCGGCATCCTGTACGTGGTCAACCAGGCCCCGTTCCTGGGCTTCGTGCAGATCATCGTCTACACCGGCGCGATCATGATGCTGTTCCTGTTCGTGCTGATGCTGGTCGGCCGGGACGCCTCGGACTCGCTGATCGAGACCCTGCGCGGGCAGCGCGTCGCCGCCATCCTGCTCGGCCTGGGCTTCGCCCTGCTGGTCGGCACCGGGCTGGGCCGGGCGCTGAACCACACCCCGACCGTGGGTCTGGACCAGGCCAACCAGAAGGGGAACGTGCAGGGCCTGGCCGCGCTGCTGTTCACCAGGTACGTGTTCGCCTTCGAGGTCACCTCGGCGCTGCTGATCACGGCGGCGGTCGGGGCGATGATCCTGGCCCACGTCGAGGTGGCCAAGGGCGACAAGGCCGACCAGGTGACCCGGATGAAGGAGCGCTTCCGGCCGGGCAACTACCCCGGGCCCAAGCCGGGCCCCGGCGTCTACGCGAACACCATGTCGGTGGCCGCGCCGGCCCGCCTGCCGGACGGCAACGGCACGGAGAACAGCATCTCGCCGATCCTGCCGGTCCGGGAGCTGACGGCTTCCGAGGTCGCCCCGAAGGGAACCGAGAAATGA
- the nuoK gene encoding NADH-quinone oxidoreductase subunit NuoK encodes MTPDYYLILAVILFTVGAAGVLVRRNAIVLFMCIELMLNAANLALVTFSRINGGLDGQIISFFVMVVAAAEVVVGLAIIMSIFRTRRSASVDDANLLKY; translated from the coding sequence ATGACGCCCGACTACTACCTGATCCTGGCGGTCATCCTGTTCACCGTCGGGGCCGCCGGCGTGCTGGTGCGGCGCAACGCGATCGTCCTGTTCATGTGCATCGAGCTGATGCTGAACGCGGCGAACCTGGCGCTGGTCACCTTCAGCCGGATCAACGGCGGGCTGGACGGTCAGATCATCTCGTTCTTCGTGATGGTCGTCGCCGCCGCCGAGGTCGTGGTCGGCCTCGCCATCATCATGTCGATCTTCCGTACGCGACGCTCGGCGAGTGTCGACGACGCGAACCTCCTGAAGTACTGA
- the nuoH gene encoding NADH-quinone oxidoreductase subunit NuoH yields MIELLAAHATDPAPESFGQDVWWIALIKLVGLFALLLILTLFTINYERKVVARMAVRPGPNQVGFRGYLTSLSDGLKLPFKEEIIPRTADKVVYFIAPVISATTAFTAFSVIPFGGVVTMFGHRTALQLTDVPVSVLVLLACSSMSVYGVVLAGWASGSTYPLLGGLRSSAQMISYEVAMGLSIVAVFMTAGTMSTSQIVAAQASGQPVVLFGWHVTAPGWYCVLLLPSFLVYMISAVGETNRAPFDLPEAESELVGGFHTEYSSFKFALFFLAEYINMITVSAFCTTLFLGGWRAPWPITAVWHGANSGYWALLWFFLKVFTLLFGFIWLRATLPRMRYDQFMRFGWKVLIPVNLVWILALAFWKVIRHGLISDTVKFSTVGVLVVIILVAAYAWPSAEKPRQLSLEEELARRPPGSFPVPPIDLQVPPSPRARRAVAERAPAAVGGDSESKEV; encoded by the coding sequence ATGATCGAGCTCCTCGCGGCCCACGCGACGGACCCGGCCCCCGAGTCGTTCGGGCAGGACGTCTGGTGGATCGCGCTGATCAAACTGGTCGGCCTGTTCGCCCTGCTGCTGATCCTGACCCTGTTCACGATCAACTACGAGCGCAAGGTCGTGGCCCGGATGGCTGTCCGGCCCGGCCCCAACCAGGTCGGTTTCCGCGGCTATCTGACCTCCCTGAGCGACGGCCTGAAGCTGCCGTTCAAGGAGGAGATCATCCCCAGGACCGCCGACAAGGTGGTCTACTTCATCGCCCCGGTGATCTCGGCGACCACGGCGTTCACCGCGTTCTCGGTGATCCCGTTCGGCGGCGTGGTGACCATGTTCGGGCACCGGACCGCGCTGCAGCTCACCGACGTGCCGGTCTCGGTGCTGGTGCTGCTGGCCTGCTCGTCGATGAGCGTGTACGGCGTGGTGCTGGCCGGCTGGGCCTCCGGATCGACGTACCCCCTGCTGGGTGGTCTGCGATCAAGCGCGCAGATGATCTCGTACGAGGTCGCGATGGGTCTGTCCATCGTCGCGGTGTTCATGACCGCGGGCACGATGAGCACCTCACAGATCGTCGCGGCGCAGGCCTCGGGTCAGCCGGTCGTCCTGTTCGGCTGGCACGTCACCGCGCCCGGCTGGTACTGCGTGCTGCTGCTGCCGAGCTTCCTGGTCTACATGATCTCGGCGGTCGGCGAGACCAACCGGGCGCCGTTCGACCTGCCCGAGGCCGAGTCCGAGCTGGTCGGCGGGTTCCACACGGAATACTCGTCGTTCAAGTTCGCGCTGTTCTTCCTGGCCGAGTACATCAACATGATCACCGTCTCGGCGTTCTGCACCACGCTGTTCCTGGGCGGCTGGCGGGCGCCGTGGCCGATCACCGCGGTCTGGCACGGGGCGAACTCCGGCTACTGGGCGCTGCTCTGGTTCTTCCTGAAGGTGTTCACGCTGCTGTTCGGCTTCATCTGGCTGCGGGCCACGCTGCCCCGGATGCGCTACGACCAGTTCATGCGGTTCGGCTGGAAGGTCCTGATCCCGGTCAACCTGGTGTGGATCCTCGCGCTGGCGTTCTGGAAGGTCATCCGGCACGGCCTGATCTCCGACACGGTCAAGTTCAGCACCGTCGGCGTGCTGGTCGTGATCATCCTGGTGGCCGCCTACGCCTGGCCGTCGGCGGAGAAACCCCGGCAGCTCTCCCTGGAGGAGGAACTGGCCCGCCGCCCACCGGGCAGCTTCCCGGTTCCGCCGATCGACCTGCAGGTTCCCCCGAGCCCGCGTGCCCGCCGCGCGGTCGCCGAACGCGCCCCCGCAGCCGTGGGCGGCGACTCCGAGTCGAAGGAGGTGTGA